One window from the genome of Cryobacterium sp. GrIS_2_6 encodes:
- a CDS encoding DUF1684 domain-containing protein → MSSTLGALQLADWRRRVTGLYAGVRQLSVQNPAAGHELWRSGRDDLFAGHPSSPLLPDDRSAFTGLTVAPYDPDWRFEVEVHRAPEPHRIAVGTGTDGTVPFDLVGIVRLPYLGPIDLWRLGSYGGGLFLPLKDGLAGRPGGTYGGGRYLLDTIKGADLGPGVGDDTLILDFNFAYNPSCAYDPMWACPLAQAGNTVAVDVPVGEFYTGDRD, encoded by the coding sequence ATGAGCTCGACGCTGGGCGCCCTGCAGCTCGCCGACTGGCGCCGCCGCGTGACCGGCCTGTATGCAGGCGTGCGCCAGCTGAGCGTGCAGAACCCTGCGGCGGGGCACGAGCTCTGGCGGAGCGGGCGCGACGACCTGTTCGCGGGGCATCCGTCGTCGCCCCTGCTGCCCGACGATCGGTCCGCGTTCACTGGGCTCACGGTCGCGCCGTACGACCCGGACTGGCGTTTCGAAGTCGAGGTGCACCGGGCGCCGGAGCCGCACCGGATCGCGGTCGGCACAGGGACGGACGGCACCGTGCCGTTCGACCTGGTCGGCATCGTGCGGCTGCCCTACCTCGGCCCGATCGACCTGTGGCGACTGGGCAGCTATGGCGGCGGCCTGTTCCTGCCGCTCAAGGACGGTCTCGCCGGACGCCCCGGCGGAACCTACGGCGGCGGGCGCTACCTGCTCGACACGATCAAGGGTGCAGACCTCGGACCGGGGGTCGGGGACGACACCCTGATCCTCGACTTCAATTTCGCATACAACCCGTCCTGCGCCTATGACCCGATGTGGGCCTGCCCGCTCGCGCAAGCCGGCAACACGGTCGCGGTGGACGTTCCCGTCGGCGAGTTCTACACGGGCGACCGCGACTAG
- a CDS encoding HAMP domain-containing sensor histidine kinase — protein MRRWFASLGGRILLVTVGVAFVAVLVTAVVSLQLVQTLVTTQAQADLGARTTALSERPLSTLRILLKDDTLLGARGERFVLVGADGKVPETGSGALTVTQDVKSRITQVLDAGRSVSTSLQIRGESYVVEARPLAGGGGLVGFVRVADITDSGRLVAGRILLAVLVGLVVAVLAGLFLSRRLARPLERTARAARRLADGERGVLLAAQGIPEIDDVSRSLRALDHALGTSETRQREFLLSVSHEIRTPLTAIRGYAEALAEGVIPASGSAAVGEVLVAETKRVDRFVSDLLELARLEADDFTVHLQPIDVGGVLAQAALAWQGQCTQLGVALRVDGPGDGAGDGAGAGAVPGDLTIVTDGMRLRQIVDGLLENALRATPAGGEVVLAARQVDGRRVRVEVRDSGPGLSTSDAAVAFERGVLRARYRDIRPVNTGLGLSIAARLVTRMGGTITVQSAAEGGACFAVMLPVGDGPVAR, from the coding sequence GTGCGGCGCTGGTTCGCGTCACTCGGCGGCAGGATCCTGCTCGTCACGGTGGGCGTGGCGTTCGTTGCGGTTCTCGTCACTGCCGTCGTGTCCCTGCAACTCGTGCAGACCCTCGTCACGACGCAGGCCCAGGCGGACCTCGGCGCACGGACGACCGCGCTGAGCGAGCGGCCGCTCTCGACCCTGCGCATCCTGCTCAAGGACGACACCCTCCTCGGCGCACGCGGCGAGCGCTTTGTGTTGGTCGGCGCCGACGGGAAGGTGCCGGAAACAGGTTCGGGCGCGCTCACGGTCACGCAGGACGTCAAGAGCCGCATCACCCAGGTACTGGATGCCGGCCGCTCGGTGTCGACGTCGCTGCAGATCCGGGGTGAGTCGTACGTGGTGGAAGCGCGGCCGCTCGCGGGAGGCGGTGGGCTCGTGGGCTTCGTGCGCGTTGCGGACATCACCGACTCGGGCAGACTCGTCGCCGGACGCATCCTGCTGGCCGTGCTCGTCGGGCTCGTCGTGGCCGTGCTCGCCGGACTGTTCCTGTCCCGGCGGTTGGCGCGACCCCTGGAGCGGACCGCACGAGCCGCCCGGCGGCTCGCCGACGGTGAACGCGGCGTACTCCTCGCGGCCCAGGGCATTCCGGAGATCGACGACGTGTCCCGCTCGCTCCGTGCCCTCGACCACGCGCTGGGTACGAGCGAGACCCGTCAACGGGAGTTCCTGCTCTCGGTGTCGCACGAGATCCGCACGCCGTTGACCGCGATCCGCGGGTACGCGGAGGCCCTCGCCGAGGGCGTGATTCCGGCAAGCGGCAGCGCGGCGGTCGGTGAAGTCCTGGTCGCGGAGACGAAACGCGTTGACCGTTTCGTGAGTGACCTGCTCGAACTCGCCCGCCTCGAAGCCGATGACTTCACCGTGCACCTGCAGCCGATCGACGTCGGCGGAGTGCTCGCGCAGGCCGCGCTCGCCTGGCAGGGTCAATGCACCCAGCTCGGCGTCGCGCTGCGCGTCGACGGGCCGGGGGACGGTGCGGGGGACGGTGCGGGTGCGGGCGCGGTGCCGGGTGACCTCACGATCGTGACCGACGGCATGCGCCTGCGCCAGATCGTCGACGGCCTGCTCGAGAACGCATTGCGCGCAACGCCGGCCGGCGGCGAGGTCGTACTCGCGGCTCGCCAGGTCGACGGCCGACGCGTACGGGTCGAGGTACGCGACAGCGGCCCTGGCTTGAGCACATCGGATGCCGCCGTCGCGTTCGAGCGCGGAGTCCTGCGAGCCAGGTACCGCGACATCCGCCCGGTCAACACGGGCCTGGGCCTGTCGATCGCCGCCCGGCTGGTGACCAGGATGGGCGGCACGATCACGGTGCAGTCCGCTGCCGAGGGCGGCGCGTGTTTCGCCGTGATGCTGCCGGTGGGCGACGGGCCCGTCGCACGCTGA
- a CDS encoding DEAD/DEAH box helicase, protein MSEISFGALGVPAPLVAVLTAQGIDSPFPIQVDTLPDTLKGRDVLGRGKTGSGKTLAFAIPMAARLGGKLAGGKRRPGRPLGLILAPTRELATQITTALTPFAEAYGLNTTTIFGGVSQGRQVSALKAGVDIVVACPGRLEDLMKQGYVNLDSVEITVLDEADHMADLGFLPVVTRILDKTPNGGQRLLFSATLDNGVDKIVRKFLHNEVLHSVDDSNSIVSAMTHHVFEVDNAEQKKALIEKLASGTGRRILFMRTKHHAKKLAKALTEAGIPSVDLHGNLSQVARDRNLAAFSNGDVSVLVATDVAARGVHVDDIELVIHVDPPAEHKAYTHRSGRTARAGHAGDVVTLVLPEQRRDTADLLRKAAIKVTPQRVTADSPAVAALVGEVAAYVKPAPRTEQPHQQQQRQSQGGRSQGGRSQGGRSEGGRSQGGRSEGGRSQGGRSSSSDGGRSQGGSRSYASSSSSDTSRSSDGQRSRGRDDRDGASTAPVRGNRGSRSNDAASAGGARQEHSGRPAASGRSHAPQGSGRSGGIQVGGLVRGSGSGAGAGGARRSAPRRAQG, encoded by the coding sequence TTGTCTGAAATTTCCTTCGGCGCGCTTGGCGTGCCGGCTCCCCTCGTTGCCGTTCTCACGGCGCAGGGAATCGACAGTCCCTTCCCGATCCAGGTCGATACCCTCCCCGACACCCTCAAGGGCCGTGACGTGCTCGGTCGCGGCAAGACCGGCTCCGGCAAGACCCTCGCGTTCGCCATCCCGATGGCCGCGCGCCTCGGCGGCAAGCTCGCCGGCGGCAAGCGTCGCCCGGGCCGCCCGCTCGGCCTGATCCTCGCGCCGACCCGCGAGCTCGCCACCCAGATCACCACCGCACTGACCCCCTTCGCCGAGGCATACGGCCTCAACACGACGACCATCTTCGGCGGCGTCTCCCAGGGCCGTCAGGTCTCCGCGCTCAAGGCGGGCGTCGACATCGTCGTCGCCTGCCCCGGACGCCTCGAAGACCTGATGAAGCAGGGCTACGTCAACCTCGACTCCGTCGAGATCACCGTGCTCGACGAGGCCGACCACATGGCCGACCTCGGCTTCCTCCCCGTCGTCACCCGCATCCTCGACAAGACGCCGAACGGCGGCCAGCGCCTGCTGTTCTCGGCCACCCTGGACAACGGCGTCGACAAGATCGTCCGCAAGTTCCTCCACAACGAGGTGCTGCACTCGGTCGACGACTCGAACAGCATCGTCTCCGCGATGACGCACCACGTTTTCGAGGTCGACAACGCCGAACAGAAGAAGGCCCTGATCGAGAAGCTGGCCTCCGGAACCGGACGCCGCATCCTCTTCATGCGCACCAAGCACCACGCGAAGAAGCTCGCCAAGGCACTCACCGAGGCGGGCATCCCCTCGGTCGACCTGCACGGCAACCTCTCGCAGGTCGCCCGTGACCGCAACCTCGCCGCGTTCAGCAACGGTGACGTGAGCGTGCTCGTCGCAACGGATGTCGCCGCTCGCGGCGTGCACGTCGACGACATCGAACTCGTCATCCACGTCGACCCGCCGGCAGAGCACAAGGCGTACACGCACCGCTCCGGCCGCACCGCCCGCGCCGGGCACGCCGGTGACGTCGTCACCCTCGTGCTCCCGGAGCAGCGTCGCGACACCGCAGACCTGCTGCGCAAGGCCGCCATCAAGGTGACCCCGCAGCGCGTGACCGCGGACTCCCCCGCCGTCGCCGCCCTCGTCGGCGAGGTTGCCGCGTACGTCAAGCCGGCGCCGCGCACCGAGCAGCCGCACCAGCAGCAGCAGCGCCAGTCCCAGGGCGGACGCTCGCAGGGCGGTCGCTCGCAGGGCGGCCGTTCTGAGGGGGGCCGTTCGCAGGGCGGCCGTTCTGAGGGGGGTCGCTCGCAGGGCGGTCGTTCCTCGTCCTCAGACGGCGGACGCTCGCAGGGCGGCAGCCGTTCCTACGCCTCCTCGTCGTCATCCGACACCTCGCGCTCGTCCGACGGGCAGCGCTCGCGCGGCCGTGACGACCGCGACGGCGCCAGCACCGCCCCCGTTCGCGGAAACCGCGGCAGCCGCAGCAACGACGCCGCCTCGGCCGGCGGAGCACGCCAGGAGCACTCGGGCCGCCCCGCGGCATCCGGTCGCAGCCACGCCCCGCAGGGCTCCGGTCGCTCCGGCGGCATTCAGGTCGGCGGACTCGTCCGCGGATCCGGCTCGGGCGCCGGCGCCGGCGGCGCCCGTCGCTCGGCCCCGCGCCGCGCGCAGGGCTAA
- a CDS encoding SprT-like domain-containing protein, with protein sequence MADLTRVRRWAEALIDLHLDAGWTFAFDNAKKRAGLCNFTAKRITVSRYLASGYEDDEVHQILLHEVGHALAGPRAGHGPKWKSIARDLGYDGKRTHDGEIANELAPWVGVCPAGHIHYRYRRPTHALACGLCGRGFNSDHLVTWTSREITAAARRRAAASAGL encoded by the coding sequence ATGGCGGACCTCACCCGCGTGCGGCGCTGGGCCGAAGCGCTCATCGACCTGCACCTCGACGCCGGCTGGACCTTCGCGTTCGACAACGCCAAGAAACGCGCCGGGCTGTGCAACTTCACGGCGAAACGCATCACCGTCTCGCGTTACCTCGCCTCCGGGTACGAGGACGACGAGGTGCACCAGATCCTGCTGCACGAGGTCGGTCACGCGCTCGCCGGCCCGCGCGCCGGCCACGGCCCGAAGTGGAAGTCCATCGCCCGGGACCTGGGCTACGACGGCAAACGCACGCACGACGGCGAGATCGCCAACGAGCTCGCCCCGTGGGTGGGCGTCTGCCCGGCCGGGCACATCCACTATCGCTACCGGAGGCCGACGCACGCCCTCGCCTGCGGGCTGTGCGGGCGCGGCTTCAACAGTGACCACCTCGTCACCTGGACGAGCCGGGAGATCACAGCGGCTGCTCGGCGGCGCGCCGCGGCGTCGGCCGGCCTGTAG
- a CDS encoding EVE domain-containing protein, protein MAIRYWLGVAQRDNVRRGVAMGFAQAGYRLRTTLEGMRESDGVVYYSPKTAVEGELLREFTAIGFVAEGNAYEFRSPETPSGTYVPWRRRIDYDTDAVSTSIRPLLNVLEFTREDPDWGYQLRRGLLEISRHDYDVIRRQMRRM, encoded by the coding sequence GTGGCAATTCGGTACTGGCTCGGGGTCGCGCAGCGCGATAACGTGCGGCGGGGCGTCGCCATGGGCTTCGCGCAGGCCGGCTACCGGCTGCGCACCACGCTCGAGGGCATGCGGGAGAGCGACGGGGTCGTGTACTACTCGCCGAAGACCGCCGTCGAGGGCGAGCTGCTGCGCGAGTTCACCGCAATCGGGTTCGTCGCCGAGGGGAACGCATACGAATTCCGGAGCCCGGAGACGCCCTCGGGCACCTATGTGCCGTGGCGGCGGCGCATCGACTACGACACGGATGCCGTCAGCACGTCGATCCGCCCGCTCCTGAACGTGCTCGAGTTCACCCGGGAGGATCCCGACTGGGGCTACCAGCTCCGCCGGGGGCTGCTCGAGATCTCCCGGCACGACTACGACGTGATCCGGCGGCAGATGCGCCGCATGTAG
- a CDS encoding response regulator transcription factor, translating to MEAVGDDKGLVLVVEDDPAIADIERLYLVRAGFTVHLESDGRAGLEQVRRLRPAAVILDVGLPGLDGIEVCRAMREAGDWTPVLFVTARDDEVDRVLGIELGADDYVTKPFSPRELVARVKGIVRRSSGLIGDAVLRVEDVTLDPATRMVARGGIRVDLTATEFDLLAQLMARPGRVYSREELLSLVWGIADYSASRTVDVHVAQLRAKLGEGNPIRTVRGVGYSVAGQEG from the coding sequence ATGGAAGCTGTGGGCGACGACAAAGGGCTGGTGCTGGTCGTCGAAGACGACCCCGCAATCGCGGACATCGAACGCCTGTACCTCGTGCGCGCCGGTTTCACCGTGCATCTGGAGTCCGACGGCCGCGCGGGACTCGAGCAGGTTCGCCGGTTGCGGCCGGCCGCGGTGATCCTTGATGTCGGCCTGCCCGGGCTCGACGGGATCGAGGTGTGCCGGGCCATGCGCGAGGCGGGGGACTGGACACCCGTGCTCTTCGTCACTGCACGCGACGACGAGGTCGACCGGGTGCTCGGCATCGAACTGGGTGCGGACGACTACGTGACCAAGCCGTTTTCGCCGAGGGAACTCGTCGCGCGGGTGAAGGGGATCGTGCGCCGCTCCTCGGGTCTCATCGGCGACGCGGTGCTGCGGGTGGAGGATGTGACGCTCGACCCGGCGACGCGCATGGTCGCGCGCGGCGGCATCCGCGTGGACCTGACCGCGACCGAATTCGACCTGCTCGCCCAGCTGATGGCCCGGCCCGGACGGGTGTATTCGCGGGAGGAACTGCTCTCCCTGGTCTGGGGAATCGCGGACTACAGTGCGAGCAGGACGGTCGACGTGCACGTCGCCCAACTGCGGGCCAAGCTCGGCGAGGGAAATCCGATCCGCACGGTCCGCGGCGTCGGGTATTCCGTCGCCGGCCAGGAGGGCTGA
- a CDS encoding GNAT family N-acetyltransferase, translating to MDTTTVVVRPVEEADAESLGRVHALCWHETYDHLLSQAALSQLRPQRLAAMWRRFTTQGAEYRQVVALVDGEVVGFAGSGPARDENAPAAHELYFMYLLEDKHGSGIGQKLFDAVVDPGPSYLWVAAVNPRAHAFYARNGYAADGHEQVQEVLGEQLHEVRLVR from the coding sequence ATGGACACCACCACCGTCGTTGTTCGGCCCGTCGAAGAAGCGGACGCCGAGAGTCTGGGCCGTGTACACGCCCTCTGCTGGCACGAAACCTACGACCACCTGCTGAGCCAGGCGGCCCTTTCCCAGCTGCGGCCGCAGCGCCTCGCCGCCATGTGGCGCCGGTTCACCACCCAGGGAGCGGAATACCGCCAGGTCGTCGCACTCGTCGACGGAGAGGTCGTCGGCTTCGCCGGCAGCGGACCCGCCCGCGACGAGAACGCCCCCGCCGCCCACGAGCTGTACTTCATGTACCTGCTCGAGGACAAGCACGGAAGCGGCATCGGCCAGAAGCTCTTCGACGCGGTCGTCGACCCCGGGCCCTCCTACCTCTGGGTCGCCGCGGTCAACCCGCGTGCCCACGCCTTCTACGCCCGCAACGGCTACGCCGCCGACGGTCACGAGCAGGTGCAGGAAGTACTCGGCGAGCAGCTGCACGAGGTCCGCCTGGTCCGGTAG
- a CDS encoding DUF427 domain-containing protein, translated as MKAVFNGTTIAEAPQSELVKIEGNWYFPPESLKPGFLVESATPYTCPWKGECQYYGLKDGDALLQDRAWSYPKPYPASFDRVGQDYSGYVAFWKEISVSE; from the coding sequence ATGAAGGCAGTATTCAACGGCACCACGATCGCCGAAGCCCCGCAGTCCGAGCTCGTCAAGATCGAGGGCAACTGGTACTTCCCGCCGGAAAGCCTCAAGCCCGGTTTCCTCGTGGAGAGCGCGACGCCGTACACCTGCCCATGGAAGGGCGAGTGCCAGTACTACGGCCTCAAGGACGGCGATGCCCTCCTGCAGGACCGCGCCTGGAGCTACCCGAAGCCCTACCCCGCGTCGTTCGACCGGGTCGGTCAGGACTACAGCGGCTACGTCGCCTTCTGGAAGGAAATCTCCGTCTCGGAGTAG
- a CDS encoding nuclease-related domain-containing protein → MVRLSGGGMYRRRTAESVIDKLLREQTGTPVRSPWHRFRGRSPLGKRCEGWYFAALGEIAVGKSLEALSSDWTIFHALPIGLEGWDIDHLIVGPGGVITVNAKQHPAARIVVDKAVLTVNGRTVPYLRHAEFEANHVTDLMSDRRAQTAPVRPTVVFVGARDVKVRARPPFVTVLGVDDLVGWLEGLPVVLDQNECGRFTDLFDNPAMWANVPVETGDDLIERFQALDAEVRAASRQRRIYVPLAIFIGGGAAFFGIVGLVSEAMGLSG, encoded by the coding sequence ATGGTGAGGCTCAGCGGCGGCGGCATGTACAGGCGGCGCACGGCGGAATCCGTGATCGACAAGCTACTGCGCGAACAGACCGGAACGCCGGTGCGTTCCCCGTGGCACCGTTTCCGCGGGCGCTCCCCGCTCGGCAAGCGCTGCGAGGGCTGGTACTTCGCTGCGCTCGGCGAGATCGCTGTCGGGAAGAGTCTCGAGGCGCTCAGCTCCGACTGGACGATCTTTCACGCGCTTCCGATCGGCCTCGAGGGCTGGGATATCGATCACCTGATCGTCGGCCCGGGTGGCGTGATCACGGTCAACGCGAAACAGCACCCCGCGGCACGCATCGTCGTCGACAAGGCCGTGCTGACCGTCAACGGGCGCACGGTGCCCTACCTCCGCCACGCCGAATTCGAGGCGAACCATGTCACCGACCTGATGAGCGACCGGCGCGCCCAGACCGCACCGGTCCGGCCGACTGTGGTCTTCGTCGGCGCCCGGGACGTCAAGGTCAGGGCTCGCCCGCCGTTCGTCACGGTGCTCGGCGTCGACGACCTCGTCGGCTGGCTCGAAGGGCTCCCGGTCGTCCTCGACCAGAACGAGTGCGGCCGGTTCACCGACCTGTTCGACAACCCGGCGATGTGGGCGAACGTGCCCGTCGAAACCGGCGACGACCTGATCGAACGCTTCCAGGCCCTCGATGCCGAGGTCCGTGCGGCCAGCCGCCAGCGCCGCATTTACGTTCCGCTCGCGATCTTCATCGGCGGCGGCGCAGCCTTCTTCGGCATCGTCGGGCTCGTGTCCGAGGCCATGGGCCTCTCCGGCTGA